One genomic window of Camelina sativa cultivar DH55 chromosome 5, Cs, whole genome shotgun sequence includes the following:
- the LOC104787134 gene encoding ubiquitin-like-specific protease 1D isoform X2 — MTEYKKKEPVLVDGNCTEKKHFVIDWTSAMDKEEAVPELEIVTTKAPPPPPTFLSDDQIDSQKSLTDRALNEQLERNKSHLVTLGPVLPDKGEKIRLKIASLEEEKQRRVLQRSQMDLDRSLKPMQSTSSGSHVLTQRNAASNGTSRQGNADSNDTSRQGNTDSKDTSRQGSADSKEVSRSTFAAAFTKPKADTQSKNAFGKELEDLGCGSQSKKAFGKEREDLGCGSRSKKAVGKDSGCESRKHKADRRPVTRLRSGWRMLPDIGKAENSEKQFNSGLKGSRGNHKSKDSSSYSLVDDDDNDPIGHENPREWSWEECPSQGPKRRKQLDDTVINVDEEEPRTPMVEEQAVELPEGLQEDICYPSRDDPNFVQVCLKDLECLAPREFLTSPVMNFYIRFLQQQISSSNQISADCHFFNTYFYKKLSDAVTYKGNDKASFFVKFRRWWKGIDLFRKAYIFMPIHEDLHWSLVIVCIPDKKDETGITILHLDSLGLHSRKSIVENVKRFLKDEWHYLNQDGNLSDLPISEKVWKNLPRRISEADIQVPQQKNDFDCGPFVLFFIKRFIEEAPQRLKREDLGMFDKKWFRPDEPSALRIKIRNTLIELFRVSDQTDQTSTDNAAASKSKHCSSL, encoded by the exons ATGACGGAGTATAAGAAGAAGGAACCAGTACTAGTAGATGGCAATTGTACCGAGAAGAAACATTTTGTGATTGATTGGACTTCAGCCATGGACAAGGAGGAAGCAGTTCCCGAGTTGGAGATTGTTACCACCAAAgctccgccgccgccgccaaCGTTTCTCTCCGACGATCAGATTGATTCTCAGAAATCCCTAACCGATCGTGCCCTCAACGAGCAGCTGGAGCGTAACAAATCCCACCTCGTGACATTAGGTCCGGTGTTACCAGACAAGGGTGAGAAAATCCGACTCAAAATCGCCAGCCTCGAGGAGGAGAAGCAGCGTAGGGTTTTACAGCGCTCCCAAATG gATCTGGATAGAAGTTTGAAGCCCATGCAATCCACAAGCTCAG GTTCACATGTCTTAACACAAAGGAACGCAGCCTCAAATGGCACCTCTAGACAAGggaatgcagactcaaatgacaCCTCTAGACAAGGGAATACAGACTCAAAAGACACCTCTAGACAAGGGAGTGCAGACTCAAAAGAAGTCTCACGGTCAACATTCGCTGCGGCTTTTACTAAACCGAAG GCGGATACTCAGTCAAAGAATGCATTTGGTAAAGAACTAGAAGATTTGGGATGTGGAAGTCAGTCAAAGAAAGCATTTGGTAAAGAACGAGAAGATTTGGGATGCGGAAGTCGGTCAAAGAAAGCAGTTGGTAAAGATTCGGGATGTGAAAGTAGGAAACACAAGGCTGATAGAAGGCCCGTTACAAGGCTGAGAAGTGGGTGGCGGATGTTGCCAGATATAGGGAAAGCTGAGAACAGTGAAAAGCAGTTTAATTCTGGATTGAAAGGATCAAGAGGGAATCATAAATCCAAGGACTCTTCCTCTTATTCtctagttgatgatgatgacaacgACCCCATTGGCCATGAAAATCCTAG GGAGTGGTCTTGGGAAGAATGTCCATCACAGGGTCCAAAGCGCCGTAAG CAACTAGATGATACAGTGATAAACgtggatgaagaagaacctCGAACTCCAATGGTGGAGGAGCAAGCGGTTGAACTGCCTGAAGG CTTACAGGAAGATATATGCTACCCATCAAG GGACGATCCAAACTTTGTTCAAGTTTGTCTTAAAGATCTTGAATGCCTTGCGCCTCGAGAATTTCTAACATCGCCTGTTATGAATTTCTACATCAG GTTCTTGCAGCAGCAGATATCATCATCGAATCAAATATCTGCTGATTGTCATTTCTTCAATACCTATTTCTACAAGAAGCTCAGTGACGCTGTTACATACAAG GGGAATGACAAGGCTTCCTTTTTTGTGAAGTTCAGGCGGTGGTGGAAGGGGATTGATTTGTTCCGTAAGGCTTATATTTTTATGCCAATACATGAAGA TCTCCACTGGAGCCTTGTGATAGTTTGCATCCCAGATAAGAAAGATGAAACCGGAATTACTATACTTCACCTGGATTCGTTAGGACTTCACTCGAGAAAATCAATtgttgaaaatgtaaaaag GTTTCTAAAAGACGAGTGGCATTATTTGAATCAAGATGGTAATTTATCGGATCTACCTATCTCAGAAAAAGTATGGAAAAACCTCCCCCGTAGGATCAGCGAAGCTGATATACAG GTCCCGCAACAGAAGAATGACTTCGACTGTGGTCcgtttgttctcttcttcattaaGCGTTTCATCGAAGAGGCACCTCAAAGGTTGAAAAGGGAAGACCTGGGAATG TTCGACAAGAAGTGGTTTAGACCTGATGAACCCTCTGCTCTGAGAATCAAAATCCGAAACACACTCATCGAGCTATTCCGTGTCAGTGACCAGACAGACCAAACCAGTACAGATAATGCAGCAGCATCCAAATCAAAACATTGCTCATCGCTCTAA
- the LOC104787134 gene encoding ubiquitin-like-specific protease 1D isoform X1: MTEYKKKEPVLVDGNCTEKKHFVIDWTSAMDKEEAVPELEIVTTKAPPPPPTFLSDDQIDSQKSLTDRALNEQLERNKSHLVTLGPVLPDKGEKIRLKIASLEEEKQRRVLQRSQMVCQLDLDRSLKPMQSTSSGSHVLTQRNAASNGTSRQGNADSNDTSRQGNTDSKDTSRQGSADSKEVSRSTFAAAFTKPKADTQSKNAFGKELEDLGCGSQSKKAFGKEREDLGCGSRSKKAVGKDSGCESRKHKADRRPVTRLRSGWRMLPDIGKAENSEKQFNSGLKGSRGNHKSKDSSSYSLVDDDDNDPIGHENPREWSWEECPSQGPKRRKQLDDTVINVDEEEPRTPMVEEQAVELPEGLQEDICYPSRDDPNFVQVCLKDLECLAPREFLTSPVMNFYIRFLQQQISSSNQISADCHFFNTYFYKKLSDAVTYKGNDKASFFVKFRRWWKGIDLFRKAYIFMPIHEDLHWSLVIVCIPDKKDETGITILHLDSLGLHSRKSIVENVKRFLKDEWHYLNQDGNLSDLPISEKVWKNLPRRISEADIQVPQQKNDFDCGPFVLFFIKRFIEEAPQRLKREDLGMFDKKWFRPDEPSALRIKIRNTLIELFRVSDQTDQTSTDNAAASKSKHCSSL; this comes from the exons ATGACGGAGTATAAGAAGAAGGAACCAGTACTAGTAGATGGCAATTGTACCGAGAAGAAACATTTTGTGATTGATTGGACTTCAGCCATGGACAAGGAGGAAGCAGTTCCCGAGTTGGAGATTGTTACCACCAAAgctccgccgccgccgccaaCGTTTCTCTCCGACGATCAGATTGATTCTCAGAAATCCCTAACCGATCGTGCCCTCAACGAGCAGCTGGAGCGTAACAAATCCCACCTCGTGACATTAGGTCCGGTGTTACCAGACAAGGGTGAGAAAATCCGACTCAAAATCGCCAGCCTCGAGGAGGAGAAGCAGCGTAGGGTTTTACAGCGCTCCCAAATGGTTTGTCAATTG gATCTGGATAGAAGTTTGAAGCCCATGCAATCCACAAGCTCAG GTTCACATGTCTTAACACAAAGGAACGCAGCCTCAAATGGCACCTCTAGACAAGggaatgcagactcaaatgacaCCTCTAGACAAGGGAATACAGACTCAAAAGACACCTCTAGACAAGGGAGTGCAGACTCAAAAGAAGTCTCACGGTCAACATTCGCTGCGGCTTTTACTAAACCGAAG GCGGATACTCAGTCAAAGAATGCATTTGGTAAAGAACTAGAAGATTTGGGATGTGGAAGTCAGTCAAAGAAAGCATTTGGTAAAGAACGAGAAGATTTGGGATGCGGAAGTCGGTCAAAGAAAGCAGTTGGTAAAGATTCGGGATGTGAAAGTAGGAAACACAAGGCTGATAGAAGGCCCGTTACAAGGCTGAGAAGTGGGTGGCGGATGTTGCCAGATATAGGGAAAGCTGAGAACAGTGAAAAGCAGTTTAATTCTGGATTGAAAGGATCAAGAGGGAATCATAAATCCAAGGACTCTTCCTCTTATTCtctagttgatgatgatgacaacgACCCCATTGGCCATGAAAATCCTAG GGAGTGGTCTTGGGAAGAATGTCCATCACAGGGTCCAAAGCGCCGTAAG CAACTAGATGATACAGTGATAAACgtggatgaagaagaacctCGAACTCCAATGGTGGAGGAGCAAGCGGTTGAACTGCCTGAAGG CTTACAGGAAGATATATGCTACCCATCAAG GGACGATCCAAACTTTGTTCAAGTTTGTCTTAAAGATCTTGAATGCCTTGCGCCTCGAGAATTTCTAACATCGCCTGTTATGAATTTCTACATCAG GTTCTTGCAGCAGCAGATATCATCATCGAATCAAATATCTGCTGATTGTCATTTCTTCAATACCTATTTCTACAAGAAGCTCAGTGACGCTGTTACATACAAG GGGAATGACAAGGCTTCCTTTTTTGTGAAGTTCAGGCGGTGGTGGAAGGGGATTGATTTGTTCCGTAAGGCTTATATTTTTATGCCAATACATGAAGA TCTCCACTGGAGCCTTGTGATAGTTTGCATCCCAGATAAGAAAGATGAAACCGGAATTACTATACTTCACCTGGATTCGTTAGGACTTCACTCGAGAAAATCAATtgttgaaaatgtaaaaag GTTTCTAAAAGACGAGTGGCATTATTTGAATCAAGATGGTAATTTATCGGATCTACCTATCTCAGAAAAAGTATGGAAAAACCTCCCCCGTAGGATCAGCGAAGCTGATATACAG GTCCCGCAACAGAAGAATGACTTCGACTGTGGTCcgtttgttctcttcttcattaaGCGTTTCATCGAAGAGGCACCTCAAAGGTTGAAAAGGGAAGACCTGGGAATG TTCGACAAGAAGTGGTTTAGACCTGATGAACCCTCTGCTCTGAGAATCAAAATCCGAAACACACTCATCGAGCTATTCCGTGTCAGTGACCAGACAGACCAAACCAGTACAGATAATGCAGCAGCATCCAAATCAAAACATTGCTCATCGCTCTAA